CCCTGCGACGGTTGAGGAGCCTAACTACCTTCTCCAAtaccttttccttcttcttcttcttcgtagaATCCACGGTCTTCGTAGTCGTATCCGTGAAGTTCGGTTGCTTTTTCTGCGAACTCGACGATCTCCGGCAGCTGATCCTCCCGGTCATGCCGCTCACGTTAAGCGACCTTCTCGGCATCGCTATGGCAAGCTTCATGTTATGCGACGACCGGGTCACGTACTCTTCCTCCTCCGGCACCTGCTTACAGTTACAATCCAAGCCGCTCTTTTTTGGTTTTGTCGTCCCTCTCTTCTGATCCACCGTCACAATTGCCCACCTTCCCTTGACCTCGTCCTCTGCTttcgctctcttcttctcctcctccttcgccTTCGCCTTCGCCTTCGCCTTCGCCTTCGCTTCGAGAGCCTCCTTCCATGCCAACGCCGCCGCCACCTTCTTCTCCGCAACCTCTTGCGCCGCCTTGCCCTGCTTAGTCAAATAGTAGTACTCGAATTTTGAGATGGTTATAGTGTCGCTCCACAGAGCTGAAATCGCCCTCTCCGTCATGGTGCTCTCCGTGACTGCTTGCAACTCTTCCAGCGCAATGGTTTCTGAAGCCGTCACATGTTTGAGCTCCTCCATTGCCTCACCGAACCTTTCCTCCACTGACGCAGTCTTCGACCTGGTCTTCTGGGTTTGAACTCTTACCGCTTTTGTCTCTTCGCGCACCAGTTCTGTTTCTCTCTTTGCCGCTTCTATATCGGAGTGCAGCTGGCGGAGTGCGGCAGAAAGGGAGGAGACGATGGCATCAGCTCTCCTCTCGGCCTTCGATGCAAATTCCATCTTGGACATGACTTTGTGTAGCTTGGTGTCGAGAATCTCTAGTTTTGATTCAGATTCCTTCACTGCCCTGTTGCATTTTCCCTTTTCCTCAGCAATTTGCATCATTTCTTTCCTCGCCACGTCCATCGCATCCATGATCCTGAATCCTTCTTCTTTAAGGCCGGAAAGCTCTTCCTTTGCTGCCGCCAGTTCGGTTCTCAACGCCTGTAAACTAGACAGATCGACCAGTACCTCTTGCTCATTCTTAACATAACGAATCTTTTCAGAGCTTTTCTCCATTGATCTAAGGAACTCCATCTCATGCTGCAAGGCATTGACAACTGAAACAATTATCGCTAGCTCTTTCTGCATCTTCTTTGCCGCGCTAATCTCTTTCTGGAGTTGTACAATTCTGGACTTGGTATTTTCCATTCTTTCACTGAAATTTGCAGCTTCTGTATCATGGCTAGCTTTGATTTGTTCGATCTCTCTCTCAACCTCACTTCTATCTAAATCAACGAATTCTTTTTCTATGTTCGTTGCTTCTATCTCCCTTCTCAACCCTTCGCTGTAATCTGAATACGATTTGCACTCGCTGTCTATAAGTTGAATCTGTATCTGTGCTCTCTCTCTTTGCACTGAAGCTGAAGCCATGTCAAGTTTGATACTGCTGATTTTCTGTTTGACACCATCCACTTCTCTTAGAATCTGTGGGGCATCATCAGTACCCAGAGGAGAAGTCAGCGAAAGCTCTCGTTGGCAAGCCATCGCTCTGGCCTTAGCTTCCTCGATCTGGAAAGCCAACTGTTTTGCTTTATCATTGGCCATGCATAGTTCAGATAGCAATTGAGCTGTCTCTCTTTTAGCAGCTTTCTTCCTGTCGATCAGCTTATTCAAAGTCATCTCGGCAAGCAAAAGGTCTACCCATTGTGAAGGAAGATCCTAAAAAACAAAGAACAATCAGATGGTAACcaatacaatttttttaaaagatcatATATTTGACTGCATGAAGTGGAAAAAGTACCAGTTGGAATATTGGAGTTTGTTGTCTCTCCATGAATTTGCTCAATCTTTCAAGCAAGGATCAGAGTTAGTGAAAATATGTACTTAACAGAATACTTTGAAGTCGTGTTTGAAAGAACACTAGCAAGATACCTGATTTTTGAGAAGTATGCACCTTTCAGTTCCCAAAATAGGCATGTAAGGAGAAGATTTTTCTAGATTATATAGGCATTCTAGTGTATTCTTTGATGATTGAAatatcttttctatttttttatttttaaatttatggtGTTATTGACAAGGACTTATTTGTCTGTCAACGTGGATCATCTGTTTTTTCACACGTTTCACAAAAGGGCCCCGATTGCAGACAATAATGTATTCATTGAAAGGTCTGTCTGAATGGAACCTTCCGGGATTACCATTGCTACATTTTAACAAGTTAACTAGTTTATTCCTTATGCTTAATaattattgtgtgtgattggccTCCGTAAAtaacaaaatttttaaagttacatttggattttttttccttcttcttctaacaATGGATATTCTACATTTTTTTTCCCTAAAGAGCATCTCTATTcaaatatgaaatttaaaatattttaatcaaactcaaattatCATTTGtccaataaaaaaatttattagttACCTCTAATTCATCAGCCTATTAACTTACCAATCATTTTGTATTACTCTCTATATTGATCACTGTAATATACAATTTGATAGACAAGTTGAATTAATATTGTGTTACCACTTTTATTGTTAAATCCTTAAAAGATTGCCTACCATTTTTAGACAAATCAACTAGATGAACTTACACCtatgtaattttttaaataaattaatagttgTATTTCTTATAGTCTTCTAACTCTCACTGTGGTTTTATTTCTCTATTTGAGCTTTTAAAGTCTTTTTAGAGATAAGACTTTATTAAAGAGAACATCCAATTTTACAAAATAATTAACAGGCATGTCCTACTTTAATATTTACACAAGGATATAtaaatttgtttttcaaaatgTTCCTCTACCCTCCACAGGGTTGGTGTTGAAGTAGTGTTTGTTGTAGGTTGAagcggagaccgacaagaggggggtgaattgctgaaaataaatataaactataccctcctcggatttcaacttagaaaagtaatagtaaaataatgacaactaaagaaatagaaattaagcagaagataggaatttaacctggttataaccaag
This genomic stretch from Zingiber officinale cultivar Zhangliang chromosome 7A, Zo_v1.1, whole genome shotgun sequence harbors:
- the LOC122001354 gene encoding protein PLASTID MOVEMENT IMPAIRED 2-like; this translates as MERQQTPIFQLDLPSQWVDLLLAEMTLNKLIDRKKAAKRETAQLLSELCMANDKAKQLAFQIEEAKARAMACQRELSLTSPLGTDDAPQILREVDGVKQKISSIKLDMASASVQRERAQIQIQLIDSECKSYSDYSEGLRREIEATNIEKEFVDLDRSEVEREIEQIKASHDTEAANFSERMENTKSRIVQLQKEISAAKKMQKELAIIVSVVNALQHEMEFLRSMEKSSEKIRYVKNEQEVLVDLSSLQALRTELAAAKEELSGLKEEGFRIMDAMDVARKEMMQIAEEKGKCNRAVKESESKLEILDTKLHKVMSKMEFASKAERRADAIVSSLSAALRQLHSDIEAAKRETELVREETKAVRVQTQKTRSKTASVEERFGEAMEELKHVTASETIALEELQAVTESTMTERAISALWSDTITISKFEYYYLTKQGKAAQEVAEKKVAAALAWKEALEAKAKAKAKAKAKEEEKKRAKAEDEVKGRWAIVTVDQKRGTTKPKKSGLDCNCKQVPEEEEYVTRSSHNMKLAIAMPRRSLNVSGMTGRISCRRSSSSQKKQPNFTDTTTKTVDSTKKKKKEKVLEKVVRLLNRRRGRQNIKEAVFPPATKLPVVLPFNYCVTA